From a region of the Zonotrichia albicollis isolate bZonAlb1 chromosome 5, bZonAlb1.hap1, whole genome shotgun sequence genome:
- the INTS10 gene encoding integrator complex subunit 10 isoform X3 yields MSAQGDCEFLVKRARELVPGDLWAAKAWLITARSLYPADFNIQYEMYTIERNAERTASAGRLLYDMFVNFPDQPAVWREISVITSALRNDSQDKQTQFLRGLFETLPGRVQCEMLLKATEQCFNTLERAEMLLLLLRRFPETVVQHGVGLGETLLDAESIEDQESPVNCFRKLFVCDVLPLIINNPDVRLPASLLYKYLNKAAEFYINYVTRSTQTESQYQGSQDSSDIMSPSKRSSQKYVIDGLTEKSSQITDPWERLFKILSVVGMRCEWQMDKGRRSYGDILHRMKDLCRYISNFDSEAHIKYKNQVVYSTMLVFFKNAFQYVSNIQPSLFQGPNAPSQTPLVLLEDVPNIYGDTDIDRNKHIHKKRKLAEGREKTMQSSDDEDPSGKARSRHITVNKADLANSIEVLESFKLARESWELLCSMESLDKEFTRICLSWKTETWLWLRIFLTDMIIYQGQYKKAISSLHHLAALQGSHSPQQITGQGSLENQRALIQLASCHFALGEYRQTCEKVLDLMCCILLPIQEGGKVQEEQPKVKSKFRKGSDLKLWPCTSRAIMPYCLHLLLACFKLRAFTDSRDDMALGHVVVLLQHEWPRGENLFLKAINKICQQGNFQYENFFNYVTNIDMLEEFAYLRTQEGGKIHLELLPNQAMLIKHHTVTRGITKGVKEDFRLAMERQVSRCGENLMVVLHRFCINEKILLLQTLA; encoded by the exons ATGTCGGCGCAGGGGGACTGTGAGTTCCTGGTGAAGCGGGCCCGGGAGCTGGTGCCAGGGGACCTGTGGGCGGCCAAGGCCTGGCTCATCACGGCACGGAGCCTCTACCCCGCCGACTTCAACATCCAA TATGAGATGTACACTATTGAGAGGAATGCTGAGAGGACAGCGTCTGCAGGCAGGCTGCTCTACGACAT GTTTGTCAATTTTCCAGACCAACCTGCTGTGTGGAGGGAGATCAGTGTTATTACATCAGCATTAAGGAATGACTCCCAGGACAAGCAGACACAGTTTTTAAGAG gatTATTTGAGACCCTTCCTGGTCGGGTGCAGTGTGAAATGCTCCTGAAGGCAACAGAGCAGTGCTTTAACACGTTAGAAAGGGCAGAAatgctccttctccttctgcgGCGTTTCCCAGAGACTGTGGTGCAACATGGG GTAGGCCTTGGAGAAACATTATTAGATGCTGAAAGTATTGAAGACCAAGAATCTCCAGTGAATTGTTTTAGAAAATTATTTG ttTGTGATGTTCTTCCTCTGATAATTAACAACCCTGATGTACGACTTCCTGCCAGCTTGTTATATAAATATCTGAATAAAGCAGCagaattttatattaattaCGTAACTAGATCGACGCAGACAGAAAGTCAATATCAAG GTTCACAAGATTCCTCTGATATTATGTCTCCAAGCAAGCGCAGCTCTCAGAAATATGTAATAGATGGTCTCACAGAGAAATCATCCCAGATTACAGATCCTTGGGAGAGGCTGTTTAAAATACTGTCTGTGGTGGGAATGAGGTGTGAGTGGCAAATGGATAAGGGAAGAAG gaGTTATGGTGACATTCTGCATCGAATGAAAGATCTCTGCAGATACATTAGTAACTTTGATAGTGAAGCCCACATTAAATACAAGAATCAAGTAGTGTATTCCACGATGTTGGTCttctttaaaaatgcttttcagtATGTCAGCAACATCCAGCCATCACTCTTTCAAG GTCCAAATGCTCCCAGCCAAACTCCTCTGGTGCTTCTTGAGGATGTACCCAACATCTACGGAGATACAGATATTGATCGTAACaaacacatacacaaaaaaaggaaacttgctgaaggaagagaaaaaacaatg CAGAGCTCAGATGATGAGGATCCTTCTGGGAAGGCAAGAAGTCGCCATATTACAGTAAATAAGGCTGATCTTGCAAATTCTATTGAAGTATTAGAGAGTTTCAAACTGGCAAgagagagctgggagctgctttgtTCGATGGAATCCCTTGACAAAG AGTTCACCAGAATTTGTTTGTCATGGAAGACTGAAACCTGGCTTTGGTTAAGAATCTTTCTTACAGACATGATCATCTaccag GGGCAGTACAAAAAAGCAATTAGCAGCCTACATCACTTGGCAGCTCTTCAGGGCTCTCATTCTCCCCAGCAAATTACAGGACAAGGCTCTTTAGAAAATCAGCGAGCCCTAATCCAGTTAGCATCGTGCCACTTTGCCCTTGGAGAATATCGG CAAACATGCGAAAAAGTGCTTGACCTCATGTGCTGTATTTTACTTCCAATTCAAGAAGGAGGTAAAGTACAAGAGGAGCAACCCAAAGTCAAGTCAAAATTCAGGAAAG GTTCTGATTTGAAGCTTTGGCCCTGTACCAGTAGAGCTATCATGCCTTACTGCCTTCATCTGTTGTTAGCTTGTTTCAAG CTCAGAGCTTTCACAGACAGCAGAGATGATATGGCCCTGGGCCACGTAGTTGTTCTGCTTCAGCATGAGTGGCCAAGGGGTGAGAACTTGTTCCTGAAAGCCATCAacaaaatctgccagcaaggaaacTTCCAGTATGAGAATTTTTTCAACTATGTCacaa ATATTGATATGTTGGAGGAATTTGCTTATTTAAGAACACAGGAAGGAGGGAAAATTCATCTGGAACTGCTGCCAAATCAAGCGATGTTGATCAA GCACCACACAGTTACCCGGGGTATAACGAAAGGAGTGAAGGAGGATTTCCGCCTGGCCATGGAGCGCCAGGTCTCGCGCTGTGGGGAAAATCTCATGGTGGTCTTGCACAGGTTCTGCATTAATGAGAAAATACTGCTGCTGCAGACTCTTGCTTGA
- the INTS10 gene encoding integrator complex subunit 10 isoform X1 has protein sequence MSAQGDCEFLVKRARELVPGDLWAAKAWLITARSLYPADFNIQYEMYTIERNAERTASAGRLLYDMFVNFPDQPAVWREISVITSALRNDSQDKQTQFLRGLFETLPGRVQCEMLLKATEQCFNTLERAEMLLLLLRRFPETVVQHGVGLGETLLDAESIEDQESPVNCFRKLFVCDVLPLIINNPDVRLPASLLYKYLNKAAEFYINYVTRSTQTESQYQGSQDSSDIMSPSKRSSQKYVIDGLTEKSSQITDPWERLFKILSVVGMRCEWQMDKGRRSYGDILHRMKDLCRYISNFDSEAHIKYKNQVVYSTMLVFFKNAFQYVSNIQPSLFQGPNAPSQTPLVLLEDVPNIYGDTDIDRNKHIHKKRKLAEGREKTMQSSDDEDPSGKARSRHITVNKADLANSIEVLESFKLARESWELLCSMESLDKEFTRICLSWKTETWLWLRIFLTDMIIYQGQYKKAISSLHHLAALQGSHSPQQITGQGSLENQRALIQLASCHFALGEYRQTCEKVLDLMCCILLPIQEGGKVQEEQPKVKSKFRKGSDLKLWPCTSRAIMPYCLHLLLACFKLRAFTDSRDDMALGHVVVLLQHEWPRGENLFLKAINKICQQGNFQYENFFNYVTNIDMLEEFAYLRTQEGGKIHLELLPNQAMLIKTSSPPMGLLQQEFIPVLQPSIQTADRHHTVTRGITKGVKEDFRLAMERQVSRCGENLMVVLHRFCINEKILLLQTLA, from the exons ATGTCGGCGCAGGGGGACTGTGAGTTCCTGGTGAAGCGGGCCCGGGAGCTGGTGCCAGGGGACCTGTGGGCGGCCAAGGCCTGGCTCATCACGGCACGGAGCCTCTACCCCGCCGACTTCAACATCCAA TATGAGATGTACACTATTGAGAGGAATGCTGAGAGGACAGCGTCTGCAGGCAGGCTGCTCTACGACAT GTTTGTCAATTTTCCAGACCAACCTGCTGTGTGGAGGGAGATCAGTGTTATTACATCAGCATTAAGGAATGACTCCCAGGACAAGCAGACACAGTTTTTAAGAG gatTATTTGAGACCCTTCCTGGTCGGGTGCAGTGTGAAATGCTCCTGAAGGCAACAGAGCAGTGCTTTAACACGTTAGAAAGGGCAGAAatgctccttctccttctgcgGCGTTTCCCAGAGACTGTGGTGCAACATGGG GTAGGCCTTGGAGAAACATTATTAGATGCTGAAAGTATTGAAGACCAAGAATCTCCAGTGAATTGTTTTAGAAAATTATTTG ttTGTGATGTTCTTCCTCTGATAATTAACAACCCTGATGTACGACTTCCTGCCAGCTTGTTATATAAATATCTGAATAAAGCAGCagaattttatattaattaCGTAACTAGATCGACGCAGACAGAAAGTCAATATCAAG GTTCACAAGATTCCTCTGATATTATGTCTCCAAGCAAGCGCAGCTCTCAGAAATATGTAATAGATGGTCTCACAGAGAAATCATCCCAGATTACAGATCCTTGGGAGAGGCTGTTTAAAATACTGTCTGTGGTGGGAATGAGGTGTGAGTGGCAAATGGATAAGGGAAGAAG gaGTTATGGTGACATTCTGCATCGAATGAAAGATCTCTGCAGATACATTAGTAACTTTGATAGTGAAGCCCACATTAAATACAAGAATCAAGTAGTGTATTCCACGATGTTGGTCttctttaaaaatgcttttcagtATGTCAGCAACATCCAGCCATCACTCTTTCAAG GTCCAAATGCTCCCAGCCAAACTCCTCTGGTGCTTCTTGAGGATGTACCCAACATCTACGGAGATACAGATATTGATCGTAACaaacacatacacaaaaaaaggaaacttgctgaaggaagagaaaaaacaatg CAGAGCTCAGATGATGAGGATCCTTCTGGGAAGGCAAGAAGTCGCCATATTACAGTAAATAAGGCTGATCTTGCAAATTCTATTGAAGTATTAGAGAGTTTCAAACTGGCAAgagagagctgggagctgctttgtTCGATGGAATCCCTTGACAAAG AGTTCACCAGAATTTGTTTGTCATGGAAGACTGAAACCTGGCTTTGGTTAAGAATCTTTCTTACAGACATGATCATCTaccag GGGCAGTACAAAAAAGCAATTAGCAGCCTACATCACTTGGCAGCTCTTCAGGGCTCTCATTCTCCCCAGCAAATTACAGGACAAGGCTCTTTAGAAAATCAGCGAGCCCTAATCCAGTTAGCATCGTGCCACTTTGCCCTTGGAGAATATCGG CAAACATGCGAAAAAGTGCTTGACCTCATGTGCTGTATTTTACTTCCAATTCAAGAAGGAGGTAAAGTACAAGAGGAGCAACCCAAAGTCAAGTCAAAATTCAGGAAAG GTTCTGATTTGAAGCTTTGGCCCTGTACCAGTAGAGCTATCATGCCTTACTGCCTTCATCTGTTGTTAGCTTGTTTCAAG CTCAGAGCTTTCACAGACAGCAGAGATGATATGGCCCTGGGCCACGTAGTTGTTCTGCTTCAGCATGAGTGGCCAAGGGGTGAGAACTTGTTCCTGAAAGCCATCAacaaaatctgccagcaaggaaacTTCCAGTATGAGAATTTTTTCAACTATGTCacaa ATATTGATATGTTGGAGGAATTTGCTTATTTAAGAACACAGGAAGGAGGGAAAATTCATCTGGAACTGCTGCCAAATCAAGCGATGTTGATCAA GACCTCTAGCCCTCCCATGGGGTTACTGCAGCAGGAATTCATACCTGTGCTACAGCCCAGCATACAGACTGCTGACAG GCACCACACAGTTACCCGGGGTATAACGAAAGGAGTGAAGGAGGATTTCCGCCTGGCCATGGAGCGCCAGGTCTCGCGCTGTGGGGAAAATCTCATGGTGGTCTTGCACAGGTTCTGCATTAATGAGAAAATACTGCTGCTGCAGACTCTTGCTTGA
- the INTS10 gene encoding integrator complex subunit 10 isoform X2: MSAQGDCEFLVKRARELVPGDLWAAKAWLITARSLYPADFNIQYEMYTIERNAERTASAGRLLYDMFVNFPDQPAVWREISVITSALRNDSQDKQTQFLRGLFETLPGRVQCEMLLKATEQCFNTLERAEMLLLLLRRFPETVVQHGVGLGETLLDAESIEDQESPVNCFRKLFVCDVLPLIINNPDVRLPASLLYKYLNKAAEFYINYVTRSTQTESQYQGSQDSSDIMSPSKRSSQKYVIDGLTEKSSQITDPWERLFKILSVVGMRCEWQMDKGRRSYGDILHRMKDLCRYISNFDSEAHIKYKNQVVYSTMLVFFKNAFQYVSNIQPSLFQGPNAPSQTPLVLLEDVPNIYGDTDIDRNKHIHKKRKLAEGREKTMSSDDEDPSGKARSRHITVNKADLANSIEVLESFKLARESWELLCSMESLDKEFTRICLSWKTETWLWLRIFLTDMIIYQGQYKKAISSLHHLAALQGSHSPQQITGQGSLENQRALIQLASCHFALGEYRQTCEKVLDLMCCILLPIQEGGKVQEEQPKVKSKFRKGSDLKLWPCTSRAIMPYCLHLLLACFKLRAFTDSRDDMALGHVVVLLQHEWPRGENLFLKAINKICQQGNFQYENFFNYVTNIDMLEEFAYLRTQEGGKIHLELLPNQAMLIKTSSPPMGLLQQEFIPVLQPSIQTADRHHTVTRGITKGVKEDFRLAMERQVSRCGENLMVVLHRFCINEKILLLQTLA, from the exons ATGTCGGCGCAGGGGGACTGTGAGTTCCTGGTGAAGCGGGCCCGGGAGCTGGTGCCAGGGGACCTGTGGGCGGCCAAGGCCTGGCTCATCACGGCACGGAGCCTCTACCCCGCCGACTTCAACATCCAA TATGAGATGTACACTATTGAGAGGAATGCTGAGAGGACAGCGTCTGCAGGCAGGCTGCTCTACGACAT GTTTGTCAATTTTCCAGACCAACCTGCTGTGTGGAGGGAGATCAGTGTTATTACATCAGCATTAAGGAATGACTCCCAGGACAAGCAGACACAGTTTTTAAGAG gatTATTTGAGACCCTTCCTGGTCGGGTGCAGTGTGAAATGCTCCTGAAGGCAACAGAGCAGTGCTTTAACACGTTAGAAAGGGCAGAAatgctccttctccttctgcgGCGTTTCCCAGAGACTGTGGTGCAACATGGG GTAGGCCTTGGAGAAACATTATTAGATGCTGAAAGTATTGAAGACCAAGAATCTCCAGTGAATTGTTTTAGAAAATTATTTG ttTGTGATGTTCTTCCTCTGATAATTAACAACCCTGATGTACGACTTCCTGCCAGCTTGTTATATAAATATCTGAATAAAGCAGCagaattttatattaattaCGTAACTAGATCGACGCAGACAGAAAGTCAATATCAAG GTTCACAAGATTCCTCTGATATTATGTCTCCAAGCAAGCGCAGCTCTCAGAAATATGTAATAGATGGTCTCACAGAGAAATCATCCCAGATTACAGATCCTTGGGAGAGGCTGTTTAAAATACTGTCTGTGGTGGGAATGAGGTGTGAGTGGCAAATGGATAAGGGAAGAAG gaGTTATGGTGACATTCTGCATCGAATGAAAGATCTCTGCAGATACATTAGTAACTTTGATAGTGAAGCCCACATTAAATACAAGAATCAAGTAGTGTATTCCACGATGTTGGTCttctttaaaaatgcttttcagtATGTCAGCAACATCCAGCCATCACTCTTTCAAG GTCCAAATGCTCCCAGCCAAACTCCTCTGGTGCTTCTTGAGGATGTACCCAACATCTACGGAGATACAGATATTGATCGTAACaaacacatacacaaaaaaaggaaacttgctgaaggaagagaaaaaacaatg AGCTCAGATGATGAGGATCCTTCTGGGAAGGCAAGAAGTCGCCATATTACAGTAAATAAGGCTGATCTTGCAAATTCTATTGAAGTATTAGAGAGTTTCAAACTGGCAAgagagagctgggagctgctttgtTCGATGGAATCCCTTGACAAAG AGTTCACCAGAATTTGTTTGTCATGGAAGACTGAAACCTGGCTTTGGTTAAGAATCTTTCTTACAGACATGATCATCTaccag GGGCAGTACAAAAAAGCAATTAGCAGCCTACATCACTTGGCAGCTCTTCAGGGCTCTCATTCTCCCCAGCAAATTACAGGACAAGGCTCTTTAGAAAATCAGCGAGCCCTAATCCAGTTAGCATCGTGCCACTTTGCCCTTGGAGAATATCGG CAAACATGCGAAAAAGTGCTTGACCTCATGTGCTGTATTTTACTTCCAATTCAAGAAGGAGGTAAAGTACAAGAGGAGCAACCCAAAGTCAAGTCAAAATTCAGGAAAG GTTCTGATTTGAAGCTTTGGCCCTGTACCAGTAGAGCTATCATGCCTTACTGCCTTCATCTGTTGTTAGCTTGTTTCAAG CTCAGAGCTTTCACAGACAGCAGAGATGATATGGCCCTGGGCCACGTAGTTGTTCTGCTTCAGCATGAGTGGCCAAGGGGTGAGAACTTGTTCCTGAAAGCCATCAacaaaatctgccagcaaggaaacTTCCAGTATGAGAATTTTTTCAACTATGTCacaa ATATTGATATGTTGGAGGAATTTGCTTATTTAAGAACACAGGAAGGAGGGAAAATTCATCTGGAACTGCTGCCAAATCAAGCGATGTTGATCAA GACCTCTAGCCCTCCCATGGGGTTACTGCAGCAGGAATTCATACCTGTGCTACAGCCCAGCATACAGACTGCTGACAG GCACCACACAGTTACCCGGGGTATAACGAAAGGAGTGAAGGAGGATTTCCGCCTGGCCATGGAGCGCCAGGTCTCGCGCTGTGGGGAAAATCTCATGGTGGTCTTGCACAGGTTCTGCATTAATGAGAAAATACTGCTGCTGCAGACTCTTGCTTGA
- the INTS10 gene encoding integrator complex subunit 10 isoform X4 — protein MSAQGDCEFLVKRARELVPGDLWAAKAWLITARSLYPADFNIQYEMYTIERNAERTASAGRLLYDMFVNFPDQPAVWREISVITSALRNDSQDKQTQFLRGLFETLPGRVQCEMLLKATEQCFNTLERAEMLLLLLRRFPETVVQHGVGLGETLLDAESIEDQESPVNCFRKLFVCDVLPLIINNPDVRLPASLLYKYLNKAAEFYINYVTRSTQTESQYQGSQDSSDIMSPSKRSSQKYVIDGLTEKSSQITDPWERLFKILSVVGMRCEWQMDKGRRSYGDILHRMKDLCRYISNFDSEAHIKYKNQVVYSTMLVFFKNAFQYVSNIQPSLFQGPNAPSQTPLVLLEDVPNIYGDTDIDRNKHIHKKRKLAEGREKTMSSDDEDPSGKARSRHITVNKADLANSIEVLESFKLARESWELLCSMESLDKEFTRICLSWKTETWLWLRIFLTDMIIYQGQYKKAISSLHHLAALQGSHSPQQITGQGSLENQRALIQLASCHFALGEYRQTCEKVLDLMCCILLPIQEGGKVQEEQPKVKSKFRKGSDLKLWPCTSRAIMPYCLHLLLACFKLRAFTDSRDDMALGHVVVLLQHEWPRGENLFLKAINKICQQGNFQYENFFNYVTNIDMLEEFAYLRTQEGGKIHLELLPNQAMLIKHHTVTRGITKGVKEDFRLAMERQVSRCGENLMVVLHRFCINEKILLLQTLA, from the exons ATGTCGGCGCAGGGGGACTGTGAGTTCCTGGTGAAGCGGGCCCGGGAGCTGGTGCCAGGGGACCTGTGGGCGGCCAAGGCCTGGCTCATCACGGCACGGAGCCTCTACCCCGCCGACTTCAACATCCAA TATGAGATGTACACTATTGAGAGGAATGCTGAGAGGACAGCGTCTGCAGGCAGGCTGCTCTACGACAT GTTTGTCAATTTTCCAGACCAACCTGCTGTGTGGAGGGAGATCAGTGTTATTACATCAGCATTAAGGAATGACTCCCAGGACAAGCAGACACAGTTTTTAAGAG gatTATTTGAGACCCTTCCTGGTCGGGTGCAGTGTGAAATGCTCCTGAAGGCAACAGAGCAGTGCTTTAACACGTTAGAAAGGGCAGAAatgctccttctccttctgcgGCGTTTCCCAGAGACTGTGGTGCAACATGGG GTAGGCCTTGGAGAAACATTATTAGATGCTGAAAGTATTGAAGACCAAGAATCTCCAGTGAATTGTTTTAGAAAATTATTTG ttTGTGATGTTCTTCCTCTGATAATTAACAACCCTGATGTACGACTTCCTGCCAGCTTGTTATATAAATATCTGAATAAAGCAGCagaattttatattaattaCGTAACTAGATCGACGCAGACAGAAAGTCAATATCAAG GTTCACAAGATTCCTCTGATATTATGTCTCCAAGCAAGCGCAGCTCTCAGAAATATGTAATAGATGGTCTCACAGAGAAATCATCCCAGATTACAGATCCTTGGGAGAGGCTGTTTAAAATACTGTCTGTGGTGGGAATGAGGTGTGAGTGGCAAATGGATAAGGGAAGAAG gaGTTATGGTGACATTCTGCATCGAATGAAAGATCTCTGCAGATACATTAGTAACTTTGATAGTGAAGCCCACATTAAATACAAGAATCAAGTAGTGTATTCCACGATGTTGGTCttctttaaaaatgcttttcagtATGTCAGCAACATCCAGCCATCACTCTTTCAAG GTCCAAATGCTCCCAGCCAAACTCCTCTGGTGCTTCTTGAGGATGTACCCAACATCTACGGAGATACAGATATTGATCGTAACaaacacatacacaaaaaaaggaaacttgctgaaggaagagaaaaaacaatg AGCTCAGATGATGAGGATCCTTCTGGGAAGGCAAGAAGTCGCCATATTACAGTAAATAAGGCTGATCTTGCAAATTCTATTGAAGTATTAGAGAGTTTCAAACTGGCAAgagagagctgggagctgctttgtTCGATGGAATCCCTTGACAAAG AGTTCACCAGAATTTGTTTGTCATGGAAGACTGAAACCTGGCTTTGGTTAAGAATCTTTCTTACAGACATGATCATCTaccag GGGCAGTACAAAAAAGCAATTAGCAGCCTACATCACTTGGCAGCTCTTCAGGGCTCTCATTCTCCCCAGCAAATTACAGGACAAGGCTCTTTAGAAAATCAGCGAGCCCTAATCCAGTTAGCATCGTGCCACTTTGCCCTTGGAGAATATCGG CAAACATGCGAAAAAGTGCTTGACCTCATGTGCTGTATTTTACTTCCAATTCAAGAAGGAGGTAAAGTACAAGAGGAGCAACCCAAAGTCAAGTCAAAATTCAGGAAAG GTTCTGATTTGAAGCTTTGGCCCTGTACCAGTAGAGCTATCATGCCTTACTGCCTTCATCTGTTGTTAGCTTGTTTCAAG CTCAGAGCTTTCACAGACAGCAGAGATGATATGGCCCTGGGCCACGTAGTTGTTCTGCTTCAGCATGAGTGGCCAAGGGGTGAGAACTTGTTCCTGAAAGCCATCAacaaaatctgccagcaaggaaacTTCCAGTATGAGAATTTTTTCAACTATGTCacaa ATATTGATATGTTGGAGGAATTTGCTTATTTAAGAACACAGGAAGGAGGGAAAATTCATCTGGAACTGCTGCCAAATCAAGCGATGTTGATCAA GCACCACACAGTTACCCGGGGTATAACGAAAGGAGTGAAGGAGGATTTCCGCCTGGCCATGGAGCGCCAGGTCTCGCGCTGTGGGGAAAATCTCATGGTGGTCTTGCACAGGTTCTGCATTAATGAGAAAATACTGCTGCTGCAGACTCTTGCTTGA